In the genome of Gadus chalcogrammus isolate NIFS_2021 unplaced genomic scaffold, NIFS_Gcha_1.0 GACHA040, whole genome shotgun sequence, one region contains:
- the LOC130378005 gene encoding nascent polypeptide-associated complex subunit alpha, muscle-specific form-like: MADGAGGGDDDVIHLASFNVHRSQGRRLRRKEFITISDDSDDEPLNLVLGRPVLIPEDTDDDVRILESLTPSRRHLIRPAAPWCGDLPLHPLRGPNPASAEQPGPSGSRAVTARLIKVEAPPPTPVTPSTSSIWDDARLPSTSGTSGAPQRPPAPRTRHDSIEHTEPRHSPQASTSAASTSTAHHSPQASTSTASTSTASHRPRASTSTASTSAASHSPQAITSTASTSAARHSPQASTSTASTSAARHSPQASTSTASTSAARHSPQASTSTASTSAARHSPQASSSASTQTQRIQMGGAQGQLAAAPQPGMLQGPTVPGPPTGPPAALPQPRGRGPIHIVATVHTFAPPQAPPQAPPQAPPQAPAPRAPQVRPAAPPAPQVRPAAPPAVLIAAAPERLGPPEAGAPLAALVRPRPPILRQAHFILAPAANPTPARAPAAPVLPPPPVPPPPVPPPPAPADIPRLEDARPGPSAPQDGPGGARPELPPHVRALMAGVLDLFPDVQSDHVAELIQQNNVTDLNVICNMLLENPAYPRRQAAPPAPTSILLESGEQEAEVTEDLFDLSRLGAVPPEALMQATDLLMADFRMLSCQDLKWVLNALKGHYAITRKALCGALKKWQDSGDPPGKRRRSRTASERCYVDLQFEHGNVKLEKRMYFLENDRRYFRTYGTLEPSLQAELAFYQRRAKESAEHEDFLLALQVNEDEYKMDGQLIECGCCFGEFAFEKMTQCSDGHLFCQECLVKYAQEAVFGSGQSELSCMSGGCPCSYPVCELEKVLPENILIKYYERQAEEAVAATCADELVR, translated from the exons ATGGCTGACGGAGCAGGCGGAGGGGATGACGACGTCATTCACCTGGCGAGCTTCAACGTCCACCGCAGTCAAG GCCGGCGCTTGCGGAGGAAGGAGTTCATCACCATCTCTGACGACTCGGACGACGAACCGCTCAACCTGGTCTTGGGCCGCCCCGTGCTGATCCCCGAAGACACAGACGACGACGTCCGCATCCTTGAG TCTCTGACTCCGTCACGAAGACACCTGATCCGCCCGGCCGCCCCCTGGTGTGGcgacctccctctccacccgcTGCGAGGCCCTAACCCGGCCTCGGCGGAGCAGCCGGGCCCTTCCGGCTCGCGTGCCGTCACCGCCCGCCTCATTAAGgtggaggccccgccccctacgCCGGTCACCCCCTCTACCTCCAGCATCTGGGATGACGCCCGCCTTCCAAGCACCTCGGGCACCTCGGGGGCCCCCCAACGGCCGCCTGCCCCTCGGACCCGCCATGACTCCATAGAACACACGGAGCCACGCCACAGCCCTCAGGCCAGCACAAGCGCCGCTAGCACTAGCACTGCTCACCACAGCCCTCAGGCCAGCACTAGCACCGCTAGCACTAGCACCGCTAGCCACAGGCCTCGGGCTAGCACTAGCACCGCTAGCACTAGCGCCGCTAGCCACAGCCCTCAGGCTATCACTAGCACCGCTAGCACTAGCGCCGCTCGCCACAGCCCTCAGGCTAGCACTAGCACCGCTAGCACTAGCGCCGCTCGCCACAGCCCTCAGGCTAGCACTAGCACCGCTAGCACTAGCGCCGCTCGCCACAGCCCTCAGGCTAGCACTAGCACCGCTAGCACTAGCGCCGCTCGCCACAGCCCTCAGGCTAGCTCTAGCGCCTCCACCCAGACCCAGCGGATCCAGATGGGAGGGGCCCAGGGCCAGCTGGCCGCCGCCCCGCAGCCCGGGATGCTGCAGGGCCCCACTGTGCCCGGCCCCCCCACGGGGCCCCCGGCTGCCCTGCCCCAGCCCCGCGGGCGGGGCCCTATCCACATTGTGGCGACAGTGCACACATTTGCCCCACCCCAGGCCCCACCCCAGGCCCCACCCCAGGCCCCACCCCAGGCCCCGGCCCCACGCGCCCCCCAGGTCAGACCTgcggccccccccgccccccaggtcAGACCTGCGGCCCCCCCGGCGGTGCTGATAGCCGCTGCCCCAGAGAGACTGGGCCCCCCTGAG gccggGGCCCCCCTCGCCGCCCTGGTCCGCCCCAGACCCCCCATCCTCAGGCAGGCGCATTTCATTCTGGCTCCGGCTGCAAACCCGACCCCAGCCAGGGCTCCAGCGGCCCCAGTGTTGCCGCCCCCCCCGGTGCCGCCCCCCCCGGTgccgccccccccggccccagcAGACATTCCCAGGCTGGAGGACGCCAGGCCGGGCCCCTCAGCGCCGCAGGACGGACCTGGGGGGGCCCGACCCGAGCTGCCGCCCCACGTCAGAGCCCTGATGGCCGGAGTG CTGGATCTCTTCCCTGATGTGCAGAGCGACCATGTGGCTGAACTCATCCAGCAGAACAATGTCACCGACCTGAATGT GATCTGTAACATGCTGCTGGAGAACCCAGCCTATCCCAGGAGACAGGCcgctccccccgcccccaccagcaTCCTGCTGGAGTCTGGAGAGCAGGAGGCTgag GTGACGGAGGACCTGTTCGACCTCAGCCGTCTGGGCGCCGTGCCCCCTGAGGCCCTGATGCAGGCCACTGACCTGCTGATGGCCGACTTCAGGATGCTCAGCTGCCAGGACCTCAAGTGGGTCCTCAACGCACTCAAGGGACACTATGCAATCACACGCAAG gCCTTATGTGGAGCTCTGAAGAAGTGGCAGGACTCTGGAGACCCCCCGGGGAAGAGACGGCGGAGTAGGACTGCGTCAGAGCGCTGCTACGTGGACCTCCAGTTTGAGCACG gcaatgtgAAGTTGGAAAAGAGGATGTACTTCCTGGAGAACGACCGGCGGTACTTCCGGACCTACGGGACGCTGGAGCCCTCGCTGCAGGCCGAGCTGGCCTTCTACCAGCGGAGGGCCAAGGAGTCCGCGGAG CATGAGGACTTCCTGCTGGCTCTGCAGGTCAACGAGGACGAGTACAAGATG GACGGACAGCTCATCGAGTGCGGCTGCTGCTTCGGAGAGTTTGCCTTCGAGAAGATGACTCAGTGCTCCGACGGCCACCTCTTCTGCCAAGAGTGCCTGGTCAAATACGCTCAGGAGGCCGTGTTCGGCTCTGGACAG tcggAGCTCAGCTGCATGTCGGGGGGGTGTCCCTGCTCCTACCCGGTGTGTGAGCTGGAGAAGGTTCTGCCGGAGAACATCCTGATCAAGTACTACGAGAGGCAGGCTGAGGAGGCCGTGGCCGCCACCTGCGCCGACGAGCTCGTACGGTAA
- the LOC130378008 gene encoding E3 ubiquitin-protein ligase SMURF1-like yields MAPSPRTCPRDTNNGPRCRAKSTSSTRRTGVSTWHDPRIPRDLTSVSCEELGPLPVGWEVRSTVSGRIYFVDHNNRTTQFTDPRLHTIISQHSQAKESSQAPPMEVVGGEEGPGGEGEMAVRYERDLVHKLKLLRHELSLQQPQAGHCRIEVSRDEIFEESYRQIMKMRPKDLKKRLMVKFRGEEGLDYGGVAREWLYLLCHEMLNPYYGLFQYSTDNIYTLQINPDSSINPDHLSYFHFVGRVMGLAVFHSHYINGSFTLPFYKQLLGKPIQLGDLETTDPELHKSLVWILENDITSVLDHTFCVEHSAFGKFLQHELKPNGRNIAVTEDNKKEYVRLYVTWRFMRGMEAQFLALQKGFGELIPQHLLKPFDHKELELIIGGLGKIDLADWRANTRLKHCAADSPVVRWFWQAAEAFSEERRGRLLQFVTGSTRVPLQGFKALQGSTGSAGPRLFTIHLIDANTDNLPKAHTCFNRIDVPPYESYEKLYEKLLTAVDETCGFAVE; encoded by the exons ATGGCCCCCAGTCCCCGGACCTGCCCGAGGGATACG AACAACGGACCACGGTGCAGGGCCAAGTCTACTTCCTCCACACGCAGAACCGGAGTCAGCACCTGGCACGACCCCCGGATACCCAG ggACCTGACGAGTGTGAGCTGTGAGGAGCTGGGCCCCCTGCCGGTGGGCTGGGAGGTTCGCAGCACCGTGTCGGGACGCATCTATTTTGTGGACCACAACAACCGCACAACGCAGTTCACTGACCCCCGGCtgcacaccatcatcag cCAGCACTCCCAGGCCAAGGAGTCGTCGCAGGCGCCCccgatggaggtggtggggggggaggagggcccggggggcgagggggagatGGCTGTGCGCTACGAGCGCGACCTGGTGCACAAGCTGAAGCTGCTCCGCCACGAGCTGAGCCTGCAGCAGCCCCAGGCAGGCCACTGCCGCATCGAGGTGTCCCGGGACGAGATCTTTGag gagTCGTACCGGCAGATCATGAAGATGAGGCCCAAGGACCtgaagaagaggctgatggTGAAGTTCAGGGGCGAGGAGGGCCTGGACTACGGGGGCGTGGCCag GGAGTGGCTGTACCTGCTCTGCCACGAGATGCTGAACCCGTACTACGGCCTCTTCCAGTACTCCACGGACAACATCTACACCCTGCAGATCAACCCTGACTCCTCCATCAACCCT GACCACCTGTCGTACTTCCACTTCGTGGGCCGTGTGATGGGGCTGGCCGTGTTCCACAGTCACTACATCAACGGCAGCTTCACTCTGCCCTTCTACAAGCAGCTGCTGGGAAAGCCCATCCAGCTGGGGGACCTCGAGACCACCGACCCCGAGCTGCACAAGAGCCTGGTCTGGATCCT GGAGAACGACATCACGTCGGTGCTGGACCACACCTTCTGCGTGGAGCACAGCGCCTTCGGGAAGTTCCTCCAGCACGAGCTGAAGCCCAACGGCCGCAACATCGCCGTCACCGAGGACAACAAGAAGGAATACGTCCG GCTGTACGTGACCTGGCGGTTCATGCGGGGCATGGAGGCCCAGTTCCTGGCTCTGCAGAAGGGCTTCGGGGAGCTCATCCCCCAGCACCTCCTGAAGCCCTTCGACCACAAGGAGCTGGAG cTGATCATCGGGGGTCTGGGTAAGATCGACCTGGCGGACTGGCGGGCCAACACGCGGCTCAAGCACTGCGCGGCCGACAGCCCCGTGGTGCGCTGGTTCTGGCAGGCGGCCGAGGCCTTCAGCGAGGAGCGCCGCGGACGACTGCTGCAGTTCGTCACCGGCTCCACCCGGGTCCCCCTGCAGGGGTTCAAGGCCCTCCAGG gttcTACAGGTTCTGCAGGACCAAGGCTGTTCACCATTCATTTAATAGACGCCAACACGGACAACCTGCCCAAGGCCCACACCTG tttcaaCAGGATAGACGTGCCACCCTATGAGTCGTATGAGAAGCTCTACGAGAA